Genomic DNA from Klebsiella variicola:
CCGCCACCGCGAGGATCACCGCCATGTCGATCCAATGGCCCATCACCGCCTTCAGCAGCGCCGCCGCCAGCAGCACGTAGATTAGTACATCGTTAAAATGCACGATAAAACGCAGCCAGGCTGGCTTACCCGGCTTCTGCGGCAGGGCGTTTTCGCCATACTGCTGCAGGCGTGTGGCCGCTTCTGTCCCGCTAATGCCCTCCGGCGTACTTTGCACGCTGGCGAGCGTCTCCTCGACGGAACGCTGATAGAAGGGCGCCCCCGGTTTATCTGTATTCATACTCTCTCCCTCGATTTCTGAAGCGGAAGTCAGGACGACATCCCGCCGTCATCAGCGCACAACGAAAACCGGTACATGGGCGTAGCGCACGATGTTTGCCGCTTCAGAGCCCAGAAGATGGGTCTGGATCCCCGGATTGCGCGAACCGACAATCACCACGTCCGCTTTCAGCTCATCGGCCAGGTCAATCACTTGATCGCGAATATTGCCACTGCGCACATAAAGATGGCTGGTCTCTTCCGCCAGAGAATTTTTCTTTACCAGATCGCTGAGTTTTTCCTTAGCGGTAGAAATCAAATGCTCTTCCATCTTTCGCGCATCAGAGATAAATCCACGCGTTAATACCGGTGAAAATGCCGGAATAACATGCACAAGATGAATTTGCCCG
This window encodes:
- a CDS encoding universal stress protein, whose translation is MYKNIVVPVDVFDAGLADKALSHAKFLAQHSAGQIHLVHVIPAFSPVLTRGFISDARKMEEHLISTAKEKLSDLVKKNSLAEETSHLYVRSGNIRDQVIDLADELKADVVIVGSRNPGIQTHLLGSEAANIVRYAHVPVFVVR